One genomic region from Verrucomicrobiota bacterium encodes:
- the recR gene encoding recombination mediator RecR, which yields MSHLDYPESFRELVRQFRRLPGIGPRSAERIALWMMRSPDAKSEQLISAVSKARESLKTCRLCGFFAESEECSLCRDEARAGRELCIVETATDILPLERTGVFRGRYHALGGKLSPLDGIGPEQLRIGELLERIGDERPSEVILALGVDVEGEATSHYLAEMIAPTGVHVTRIAQGLPAGGGVDQADQITLHRALANRGAYGSNGSNKSFP from the coding sequence GTGTCCCATCTCGATTATCCCGAATCCTTTCGCGAACTGGTCCGCCAGTTCCGTAGGCTTCCCGGGATCGGTCCCCGGAGCGCCGAGCGGATCGCCCTCTGGATGATGCGTTCCCCCGACGCCAAGTCCGAGCAGCTGATCTCGGCAGTTTCCAAGGCCCGCGAGAGTCTGAAAACCTGCCGACTCTGCGGATTCTTCGCCGAGTCGGAAGAGTGTTCTCTCTGCCGGGACGAGGCTCGTGCGGGACGCGAACTCTGCATTGTGGAGACGGCGACCGATATCCTGCCGTTGGAGCGAACTGGGGTCTTTCGCGGGCGTTATCATGCCCTCGGTGGGAAACTCTCACCTCTGGATGGCATCGGGCCTGAGCAGCTACGTATCGGTGAGTTGCTTGAGCGCATCGGAGATGAGCGTCCCTCCGAAGTGATCTTGGCTCTGGGTGTCGATGTCGAGGGTGAGGCCACCTCCCATTATCTGGCCGAGATGATTGCACCGACCGGCGTCCACGTAACCCGGATCGCCCAGGGATTACCCGCTGGCGGGGGTGTCGATCAGGCCGATCAGATTACGCTCCACCGTGCCCTCGCAAATCGCGGTGCTTACGGAAGCAATGGGAGCAATAAGTCATTTCCTTAA
- the lipA gene encoding lipoyl synthase: MATPKIDPALHQERKPDWIKVRLPSNPVFFSTKAMIADLRLHTVCESAQCPNRWECWSGGTATMMIAGDRCTRACGFCAVDTAKPFALEEDEPERVAEAVRRMKLKHVVVTAVARDDIPDGGAEHFARTIQAIRDMDASVIIEILTPDFNGKDSSLQIVVDAAPHIFNHNLETVERLTPMVRSRAKYRLSLDFLKRARALADARDQKMVTKSGIMLGLGEQENEIFQAMDDLREANVSVLTMGQYLRPSPQHLPVVEYITPETFNLYGEIARKKGFTHVASGPLVRSSYHASDFNPIEGLAEQAGLNR, encoded by the coding sequence ATGGCCACTCCAAAGATCGATCCAGCTCTCCATCAAGAGCGTAAGCCCGACTGGATCAAGGTACGTCTTCCGTCGAATCCTGTCTTTTTCTCGACCAAGGCGATGATCGCCGATCTCCGCCTTCATACGGTCTGCGAGAGCGCCCAATGCCCGAACCGCTGGGAGTGCTGGAGCGGGGGCACCGCCACCATGATGATCGCCGGAGATCGCTGCACCCGGGCCTGCGGATTCTGTGCAGTCGATACGGCCAAGCCCTTTGCCCTGGAGGAGGATGAACCTGAGCGGGTCGCTGAGGCGGTCCGTCGGATGAAGCTCAAGCACGTGGTTGTCACCGCCGTTGCCCGCGATGACATTCCCGATGGCGGCGCGGAGCATTTCGCCCGCACGATCCAGGCAATCCGTGACATGGATGCCTCGGTCATTATTGAGATCCTGACTCCTGACTTCAACGGCAAGGACTCTTCCTTGCAGATTGTCGTCGATGCTGCCCCTCATATCTTCAATCATAACCTTGAGACCGTGGAGCGTCTCACGCCGATGGTTCGTTCCCGGGCAAAGTACCGCCTCTCGCTGGATTTCCTGAAGCGCGCCCGCGCTCTTGCCGATGCACGCGATCAGAAAATGGTGACCAAGAGCGGCATCATGCTCGGACTCGGCGAGCAGGAGAACGAGATCTTTCAGGCGATGGATGACCTGCGTGAGGCCAATGTCAGCGTCCTCACCATGGGACAGTATCTCCGACCCAGCCCACAGCATCTTCCGGTAGTTGAGTACATCACCCCGGAGACATTCAACCTCTACGGCGAGATCGCCAGGAAGAAGGGATTCACTCATGTGGCTAGCGGTCCCTTGGTGCGGAGTTCGTACCATGCATCGGATTTTAATCCGATTGAGGGTTTGGCCGAGCAAGCAGGCCTGAACAGGTAA
- a CDS encoding twin-arginine translocase TatA/TatE family subunit yields MLGIHPILAFGIPSGPDLIILLVIVLVLFGAKRLPELARGLGQSVNEFKKAKDEFDKEVSKPSISPATPASPATPTIAASTPVVSAESHPATPAPTKDEQKPA; encoded by the coding sequence ATGCTCGGCATCCACCCTATCCTGGCCTTTGGTATCCCGAGTGGCCCAGACCTGATCATTCTGCTGGTGATCGTCCTGGTTCTCTTCGGCGCAAAGCGTCTGCCGGAACTCGCCCGTGGTTTAGGCCAGAGCGTGAATGAATTCAAGAAGGCAAAGGATGAGTTCGACAAGGAAGTGTCAAAACCATCCATATCTCCTGCGACTCCAGCCTCTCCAGCCACTCCCACGATCGCCGCCTCCACTCCCGTCGTCTCCGCGGAATCCCATCCAGCCACCCCGGCTCCTACCAAGGACGAGCAGAAGCCTGCCTGA
- a CDS encoding ribbon-helix-helix protein, CopG family has protein sequence MRTTVSISDSLLDLAKKLSRERRSTLGEVIEEALRATLVPRSKSSVMAKRPVLLTYNGTCLREGVRLDSWAELLEVMDS, from the coding sequence ATGAGGACGACTGTTTCTATTTCGGACTCGCTGCTCGATTTGGCCAAGAAGCTCTCAAGGGAGAGGCGTTCGACCCTCGGAGAGGTGATCGAAGAGGCCCTCCGGGCGACGCTGGTTCCTCGATCTAAATCCTCCGTGATGGCGAAACGCCCCGTGCTGCTAACCTATAATGGCACTTGCCTGAGAGAAGGTGTGCGACTGGACTCCTGGGCCGAGCTGCTCGAGGTGATGGATTCCTAG
- a CDS encoding J domain-containing protein, giving the protein MAAQFRDYYETLGVAKTSSADEIKSAFRKLARKHHPDLAKDKKAAEEKFKEINEAYEVLGDPEKRKKYDEYGANWQHAGNGFPPGGGGGRGGAGAGGFGGNYGGGGDASEFHFGGTGYSDFFEQFFGTRRGRGFSGGGGGVDFEETPQRGRDVEADILVTLEEVLHGATRQISFRKGNSPDIQTYTVKIPKGVREGQRIRLAGQGGSGGSRGEAGDLYLRVKLQQHPDYRFEGSDIYHEADVPPWQAVLGGELTIPTPDGRAKLKIPAGTQNGRQFRIPGRGLPGKEARGDFYAVIEISIPESLTPDQKELWEKLSKLG; this is encoded by the coding sequence ATGGCAGCCCAGTTCCGCGATTATTACGAAACCCTAGGAGTCGCAAAGACATCCTCCGCCGACGAGATCAAGAGTGCCTTCCGCAAACTTGCCCGCAAGCATCACCCCGATCTGGCAAAGGACAAGAAGGCCGCTGAGGAGAAGTTCAAGGAGATCAACGAGGCCTACGAGGTCCTCGGCGACCCCGAGAAGCGCAAGAAGTACGATGAATATGGCGCCAACTGGCAGCATGCCGGCAACGGGTTCCCTCCCGGTGGTGGGGGTGGGCGTGGAGGTGCAGGCGCAGGTGGATTTGGAGGAAATTATGGAGGCGGAGGCGATGCCTCGGAGTTTCACTTTGGAGGGACGGGTTACAGCGATTTCTTTGAGCAGTTCTTCGGCACACGGCGAGGCAGGGGATTCAGCGGCGGCGGTGGAGGAGTCGATTTCGAGGAGACTCCTCAGCGTGGTCGCGATGTCGAGGCCGATATCCTGGTGACGCTAGAGGAGGTGCTGCACGGGGCTACCCGTCAGATCTCTTTCCGCAAGGGGAACTCTCCGGACATTCAGACTTATACCGTTAAGATCCCGAAGGGTGTCCGCGAGGGGCAGCGTATCCGTCTTGCCGGTCAGGGTGGATCGGGAGGTTCGCGCGGCGAGGCCGGTGATCTCTACCTCCGGGTTAAGCTCCAGCAGCATCCCGATTACCGCTTCGAGGGCTCTGACATCTATCACGAGGCCGATGTTCCTCCCTGGCAGGCGGTGCTCGGTGGTGAACTCACCATCCCGACACCTGATGGGAGAGCTAAGCTTAAGATCCCTGCAGGCACTCAGAACGGCCGCCAGTTCCGAATTCCGGGGAGAGGGCTTCCGGGCAAGGAGGCTCGTGGGGATTTCTACGCGGTGATTGAGATTTCAATTCCCGAATCGTTGACACCTGACCAGAAAGAGCTTTGGGAGAAACTCTCCAAACTCGGCTGA
- a CDS encoding endonuclease/exonuclease/phosphatase family protein, with translation MKTISALGIVFCFLSYIGSLHAEGTNGFRIASYNVENYITMPRRIDGKLRAKAGKPESERDAVVRMIGSIRPDVLGLEEMGEPGQFLDLQRRLRKAGLDFPYSEYLQAGDTSRHIALLSRTPIVEHHSQNDLPLRVNGVTLRSPRGILDVTVEPVRGERIRILCVHLKAKLEVAEYDQADLRLAESQYLRRYVRDILRTDPSARLVLMGDFNDTKNEKAIWQIMGKPEWPDSLKALPLADDRGEFWTEFWPYADVYSRIDYIMVSKKLEGEVDSGQSGIARPSFWNEASDHCPVYLTLRNPPTTSPSITTPTIP, from the coding sequence ATGAAGACGATCTCTGCGCTAGGGATCGTCTTTTGTTTTTTAAGCTATATAGGTTCGCTCCATGCCGAGGGGACGAATGGATTTCGAATCGCTTCTTACAATGTGGAGAACTACATCACCATGCCGCGTCGGATCGACGGCAAGCTTCGAGCTAAGGCTGGCAAGCCGGAATCCGAGCGGGATGCGGTAGTGCGGATGATCGGATCGATCAGGCCCGATGTTCTGGGCCTGGAAGAGATGGGGGAGCCTGGGCAATTCTTAGACCTGCAAAGGCGTCTCCGCAAAGCAGGTCTCGACTTCCCCTACAGCGAGTATCTGCAGGCAGGCGACACCAGTCGTCATATCGCCTTGCTCAGCCGCACCCCGATCGTGGAGCATCATTCGCAGAATGATTTGCCGCTCAGGGTGAATGGGGTGACCTTGCGCAGTCCTCGCGGTATTCTGGATGTCACGGTGGAACCCGTCCGAGGAGAGAGGATTCGTATTCTTTGCGTCCATCTGAAGGCCAAGTTGGAAGTTGCGGAATATGATCAGGCAGACCTACGCCTAGCCGAGTCGCAGTATCTCAGGCGTTATGTGAGGGACATCCTGCGAACGGATCCCTCGGCACGTCTTGTCCTGATGGGGGACTTCAATGACACGAAGAATGAAAAAGCGATCTGGCAGATCATGGGCAAACCGGAGTGGCCAGATAGCCTAAAGGCCCTGCCCCTTGCGGACGACCGCGGGGAATTCTGGACGGAATTCTGGCCATACGCCGATGTCTACTCGCGCATTGACTACATCATGGTCTCCAAGAAACTGGAGGGAGAGGTTGATTCCGGTCAGTCAGGCATTGCCCGTCCGTCATTCTGGAACGAGGCGAGCGATCATTGCCCCGTCTATCTCACACTAAGGAATCCCCCGACGACGTCTCCCTCCATAACTACCCCAACCATTCCATGA
- the aroQ gene encoding gamma subclass chorismate mutase AroQ — MILPRLLLLCVCLLLAAFPTSGIAAVDERLNPLVTLMIQRLQLSREVAWSKCQAGIPVADPIREARMLTDLKVAGRKEGLTSEEVTRLFIPQIAASRRYQEELIAGWRSCIDVPKIKPLDLATEIRPRLDKLNREMLRQWEVVCHTHLDWADREEAERMLRDRGISPDVAKIAARPLDPQVAR, encoded by the coding sequence ATGATTTTGCCCCGGTTACTCCTGCTCTGCGTCTGCCTTTTGCTTGCGGCTTTTCCCACCAGCGGGATAGCTGCCGTTGATGAGCGTCTCAATCCGCTGGTGACCCTCATGATCCAGAGGCTCCAGTTGTCACGTGAGGTTGCCTGGAGCAAATGCCAGGCTGGGATTCCTGTCGCCGATCCCATACGGGAGGCACGGATGCTGACCGATCTGAAGGTCGCCGGAAGGAAGGAGGGACTAACTTCCGAAGAGGTGACCAGATTGTTCATTCCCCAGATCGCCGCCTCGCGCCGCTATCAGGAGGAACTGATCGCCGGATGGCGTTCATGTATCGATGTACCCAAGATTAAGCCACTCGATCTTGCCACTGAAATCAGGCCGCGGTTGGACAAACTGAACCGAGAAATGCTCCGTCAGTGGGAGGTAGTCTGTCATACTCACCTAGACTGGGCGGACCGCGAAGAGGCGGAGCGGATGCTCCGGGATCGGGGAATCTCACCCGATGTCGCCAAGATCGCTGCCCGACCACTTGATCCTCAGGTCGCTCGGTGA
- a CDS encoding TlpA family protein disulfide reductase → MTIPYKRVLLLLIGLLTLPILQIDSLRADWSRVTDLDQPVTRLSPDPRKAKLAMKAHFEAQIAANEAFLKESKESKEVKASSKDPHAYEAKVRLAVAQAKLASLDSNPPAVTEALEKLKILEKQAPDDSQHAETMFRRLSLQWQNLGDTADQRRENATTYARLFATEFPQDRRAPRLLAEAAALCDNHPEEKAKLIEQALTLSREESLTQRLQDDRKRLTQLGKPLDLSFTTTEGEQFDLSKEKGHVVALIFWSAESAPCLVWMQYFSRYAAEIPALKVVTISLDRDRTDLRSAMQSLNVTWPTFFDGKGWDNTIARRFGINTIPTLWLIDRKGCLQALNARNDYQLKISSLLQQK, encoded by the coding sequence ATGACGATACCCTACAAACGAGTACTCCTGCTGTTGATCGGTCTACTCACTCTACCCATTCTACAAATTGACAGCTTGCGTGCTGACTGGTCACGGGTGACCGATCTCGACCAACCGGTGACGCGACTCTCACCCGATCCCAGGAAGGCAAAACTGGCCATGAAGGCGCACTTCGAGGCGCAGATTGCAGCAAATGAAGCCTTCCTCAAGGAGTCCAAGGAGTCCAAGGAGGTCAAAGCATCATCCAAGGATCCCCATGCCTACGAAGCCAAAGTACGACTCGCCGTGGCCCAGGCTAAGCTGGCGTCGCTGGACAGCAACCCTCCCGCAGTCACCGAAGCACTCGAGAAACTGAAAATCCTGGAAAAGCAGGCTCCGGATGATTCCCAACATGCCGAGACGATGTTTCGCCGTCTCTCCCTCCAGTGGCAGAATCTCGGCGACACAGCAGACCAGCGTCGCGAGAACGCGACCACCTACGCGCGCCTGTTTGCGACGGAATTTCCCCAGGATCGACGGGCCCCACGCCTTCTGGCAGAGGCAGCCGCGCTCTGCGACAACCATCCGGAAGAGAAAGCCAAGCTCATCGAGCAGGCTCTAACCCTGAGCAGGGAGGAGAGCCTCACACAGCGCCTTCAGGATGACAGGAAACGACTTACCCAGCTGGGTAAGCCATTGGATCTTAGTTTCACCACCACGGAGGGGGAGCAGTTTGACCTCTCCAAGGAAAAGGGACATGTCGTTGCCCTGATCTTCTGGTCGGCGGAATCAGCCCCCTGCCTGGTCTGGATGCAGTATTTCTCACGGTATGCAGCCGAGATTCCGGCACTGAAAGTCGTGACAATAAGCCTCGACCGGGATCGCACCGATCTGCGCTCCGCAATGCAGTCCTTGAATGTCACCTGGCCCACTTTCTTTGACGGCAAGGGATGGGATAACACGATCGCCCGACGCTTCGGAATCAACACCATCCCCACACTCTGGCTGATCGATCGCAAGGGATGCCTTCAGGCGCTCAATGCCCGTAATGATTACCAACTAAAGATCAGCAGCTTACTTCAGCAGAAATAA
- a CDS encoding circularly permuted type 2 ATP-grasp protein: MLLNNYQTEDFFDEMFTEGGHGVRPHYQRVADRLQHLDSGEHRRKQTAVDLAFMRSGVTFTVYNDDQGTERIFPFDLVPRVIPDTEWQRIEKGLIQRITALNLFLHDIYHDQKILKDRIIPPHYILGAKHFRREFMGFNVPKDIYVHVCGTDLIRDRDGNYLVLEDNLRCPSGASYMLENRAALKRAFPDLYRNARVQPVDNYAADLRKVLQYISPPSLGSAQPNVVLMTPGVFNSAYFEHAFLARQMGIPIVEGRDLLVRDARVYMRTTSGLVPVDVIYRRIDDDFLDPTVFRPDSLLGVPGLVHAYRSGNVSLANSIGTGVADDKVVYYFVPKIIKYYLGEEAILPNVDTYLASESQDRGFILENLAKLVVKSANEAGGYGMLMGPWASKEEIESFREQIQANPRNFIAQHPISLSRHPTWCNTETGGAFEGRHVDLRPYILYGEKITVTPGGLTRVALRKGSLVVNSSQGGGSKDTWVLHGDS; the protein is encoded by the coding sequence ATGCTCCTGAACAACTATCAAACGGAAGACTTTTTTGACGAAATGTTCACGGAGGGGGGGCATGGTGTCCGACCCCACTATCAGCGCGTCGCTGATCGGCTCCAGCACCTAGATAGCGGGGAGCATCGGCGCAAGCAGACTGCAGTCGATCTCGCCTTCATGCGCAGCGGGGTAACCTTCACGGTCTACAACGACGATCAGGGGACCGAGCGGATCTTTCCCTTCGATCTCGTGCCCAGGGTCATCCCCGATACCGAGTGGCAGCGGATCGAGAAGGGACTGATCCAGCGGATCACCGCCCTGAATCTCTTCCTGCACGACATCTATCACGACCAGAAGATCCTCAAGGACCGGATCATTCCCCCTCACTACATCCTTGGAGCAAAGCATTTCCGCCGTGAGTTCATGGGATTCAATGTCCCGAAAGATATCTATGTCCACGTCTGCGGCACCGATCTGATCCGCGACCGCGATGGGAATTACCTCGTTCTGGAGGATAATCTCCGCTGCCCCTCGGGTGCCAGCTACATGCTCGAGAACCGCGCTGCTCTCAAGCGCGCCTTCCCCGATCTCTACCGCAATGCCCGCGTACAGCCAGTGGACAACTACGCAGCCGACCTTCGCAAGGTCCTCCAGTATATTTCTCCCCCGTCGCTCGGGAGTGCACAACCGAACGTCGTTCTGATGACACCGGGCGTCTTCAACAGCGCCTACTTCGAGCATGCCTTCCTGGCTCGCCAGATGGGCATTCCCATCGTCGAGGGACGCGATTTGCTCGTCCGGGATGCACGCGTTTACATGCGTACGACCTCGGGACTCGTTCCCGTCGATGTCATCTACCGCAGGATCGACGACGACTTCCTTGATCCCACTGTCTTCCGGCCCGACTCTCTCTTGGGAGTTCCCGGCCTTGTCCATGCCTACCGCTCAGGCAATGTCAGCCTTGCGAATAGCATCGGCACCGGCGTGGCCGACGACAAGGTGGTCTACTACTTCGTCCCGAAAATCATCAAATATTACCTCGGCGAGGAGGCGATCCTGCCGAATGTCGACACCTACCTGGCAAGCGAATCGCAGGATCGGGGCTTCATCTTGGAGAACCTTGCGAAGCTCGTGGTCAAGTCGGCCAACGAAGCGGGTGGCTACGGCATGCTCATGGGCCCCTGGGCCAGCAAGGAGGAGATCGAGAGTTTCCGAGAGCAGATCCAAGCCAATCCCCGCAACTTCATCGCCCAGCACCCGATCTCCCTCTCACGTCATCCCACCTGGTGCAACACTGAGACGGGAGGTGCTTTCGAAGGGCGCCATGTCGATTTGCGTCCTTACATCCTCTATGGGGAAAAGATCACCGTCACTCCCGGGGGCCTCACCCGCGTGGCGCTCCGCAAGGGCTCGCTGGTCGTGAATTCGTCGCAGGGCGG
- a CDS encoding PIN domain-containing protein has product MLLALEFVELLRGLEGVKILAPGEKHWAIFASLCRASDARGNLVPDAYHAALAIETGCEWVTLNPSSKVEQSDLTQPIDRKEVLSILACINRYALEISATPIGHHLTPTHLFHLRSSG; this is encoded by the coding sequence TTGCTGCTGGCTCTAGAATTCGTGGAGTTGCTCCGTGGACTGGAAGGCGTGAAAATCCTGGCTCCCGGTGAAAAGCACTGGGCTATCTTTGCCAGTCTGTGCCGTGCCAGCGATGCCCGTGGAAATCTTGTTCCCGATGCCTACCACGCCGCGCTGGCCATAGAGACAGGGTGCGAATGGGTGACTTTAAACCCGAGCTCCAAAGTTGAGCAGAGCGATTTGACGCAACCTATTGACCGCAAAGAAGTCTTGTCGATTCTCGCCTGTATCAATCGATACGCCCTCGAAATCTCCGCAACTCCTATCGGCCACCATCTTACGCCAACGCATCTCTTTCATCTTCGGAGTTCGGGTTAA
- the lexA gene encoding transcriptional repressor LexA yields MNLSMNLTSRQSEILSFIRDCAEERGGIPSVREIMARFGFSSPATVASHLDLMEKKGAIRREAGRSRNIILPDRELRKSRPELLEVPLYGMIPAGIPEGQEQEVDRCITVDPETIKIPRNAKTFALEVRGDSMIGAGILDRDVVILEHTEPRNRDIVAALIDGEVTLKRYLVEGGVPFLRAENPLYPDLIPARELLIQGVFRALIRTHLPR; encoded by the coding sequence ATGAATCTCAGCATGAATCTCACCTCACGACAGAGTGAAATCCTCTCTTTCATCCGCGACTGCGCGGAGGAGAGGGGAGGTATTCCCTCGGTGCGTGAGATCATGGCCCGTTTTGGATTCAGCTCTCCGGCCACCGTGGCGAGTCATCTGGATCTCATGGAAAAGAAGGGGGCCATTCGTCGCGAGGCAGGGCGTTCGAGGAATATCATTCTGCCCGATCGTGAGCTCCGGAAGTCCCGTCCGGAACTTCTCGAAGTACCACTTTACGGAATGATTCCTGCCGGTATCCCCGAGGGTCAAGAGCAGGAGGTAGATCGCTGCATCACCGTCGATCCGGAGACGATCAAGATTCCCCGGAATGCGAAGACTTTCGCCCTTGAGGTGAGGGGAGACTCAATGATCGGTGCCGGGATCCTGGACCGCGATGTCGTGATCCTGGAGCATACCGAACCTCGGAACCGCGATATTGTTGCCGCCCTGATCGACGGCGAGGTCACGCTGAAGCGCTATCTCGTGGAGGGAGGTGTTCCCTTCCTTCGTGCTGAGAACCCACTCTATCCCGATCTCATTCCTGCTCGGGAACTCCTGATCCAAGGAGTCTTCCGAGCGCTGATCCGTACCCATCTTCCACGTTAA